The following are encoded in a window of Vicinamibacteria bacterium genomic DNA:
- a CDS encoding Ldh family oxidoreductase — protein MSDRLYVRHGRLHYFVREVLKRLRLPAKDASKVGDALVAADLAGVEGEGVRRLPFFASRISSGLINPIPRVQLVTEDQAAAVVDGDNGMGHLVAQHAMELALRLANKFGVSGVAARNSNDFGMAGYYARMALEQQMIGIVVSNSTPVMLPTYGTKPMLGSNPIAIAIPSPEDASPFVLDIATTAGSRSSIEEALRRDEPIPIGLAIDSAGEPITSPKAALESMRLLPLGSHPETGSHKGYGLALAFDILSGVLSGASFGRHLAAAEAKHPDVAGVGHFFLAIRVRAFAPWVRFRNQMKDMIRQLTRTPASGAPRVFYPGESEMALEQERRANGIPLDASSASELEGLARRLDLLESWEHLVEGRK, from the coding sequence GTGAGCGACAGGCTGTACGTCCGACACGGTCGTCTCCATTACTTCGTGCGCGAAGTGCTCAAACGGCTTCGCCTTCCCGCGAAAGATGCCTCCAAGGTAGGCGATGCCCTGGTGGCCGCCGACCTCGCTGGTGTGGAGGGCGAGGGCGTTCGGCGGCTTCCGTTCTTCGCGTCCCGCATCAGCTCTGGGCTGATCAATCCGATCCCACGAGTCCAGCTCGTAACCGAGGACCAGGCGGCGGCCGTCGTGGACGGAGACAACGGAATGGGCCATCTGGTCGCCCAGCACGCGATGGAGCTCGCGCTTCGCCTGGCCAACAAATTTGGCGTGTCCGGTGTGGCGGCACGGAATAGCAACGATTTCGGCATGGCAGGCTACTACGCCCGAATGGCACTCGAACAGCAGATGATCGGCATCGTCGTTTCCAATTCCACTCCCGTCATGCTTCCGACCTACGGAACGAAGCCGATGTTGGGCTCGAACCCGATCGCCATCGCCATTCCAAGCCCCGAGGACGCCTCGCCCTTCGTGCTGGATATTGCGACGACCGCAGGATCGCGGTCGTCCATCGAAGAAGCTCTTCGCCGAGACGAGCCCATTCCCATCGGGCTCGCGATCGACAGCGCGGGGGAGCCGATTACGAGCCCAAAGGCGGCGCTCGAATCGATGAGGCTGCTACCGCTTGGAAGCCATCCCGAGACAGGCTCTCACAAAGGGTACGGCCTGGCGCTCGCCTTCGACATCCTCTCCGGTGTCCTGTCGGGCGCTTCCTTTGGACGTCACCTCGCGGCAGCCGAGGCGAAGCATCCGGACGTCGCCGGGGTCGGGCATTTCTTCCTCGCCATCCGGGTGAGGGCCTTCGCTCCGTGGGTGCGTTTCAGAAACCAGATGAAGGACATGATTCGTCAGCTGACCCGTACCCCAGCATCCGGGGCACCGAGGGTCTTCTACCCGGGCGAGTCCGAGATGGCCCTCGAACAGGAGCGACGGGCCAACGGCATTCCACTCGACGCCTCGTCCGCGTCGGAGCTGGAAGGACTGGCCCGGCGCCTCGACCTGCTCGAGTCGTGGGAACATCTCGTCGAGGGGCGCAAATAG